Proteins co-encoded in one Thermochromatium tepidum ATCC 43061 genomic window:
- the mtaB gene encoding tRNA (N(6)-L-threonylcarbamoyladenosine(37)-C(2))-methylthiotransferase MtaB yields the protein MHPRRRVQLLALGCRLNEAELESWARGFEARGFRIVEDETAPTELIVVNTCAVTGEAVRKSRQILRRVRRHHPRARLIVSGCLVSLEDQGLATAGLHPDLIVVNRDKDRLVELALIALGYDPDPLSPEASAGSDPAAPLVARGRQRAFVKVQDGCRHQCTFCIPTWARGPERSRPLPDILREVARLQDAGIHEVVLTGVHLGGYGSDLGTDLVTLIERLLHETGIPRLRLGSLEPWDLPERFWSLFADPRLMPHLHLPLQSGSDRVLRRMARRYRRADYIRLVERARAAIPDLNLTTDIIVGFPGETQDDWHQTLELAESLGFGHIHVFGYSPRPGTVAAGFDHPVDARTRQLRSEALEAVARRSRLQVLRAQIGKTVTLLQERPTETAGGRPRSGYTPNYLPVHVRSAQQIAEGQLIEVRVTGLDEAAAMLLAEPTDLAPLAPRVQA from the coding sequence ATGCACCCCAGACGGCGCGTCCAGCTCCTTGCACTCGGCTGCCGGCTCAACGAGGCCGAGCTCGAGTCCTGGGCGCGTGGTTTCGAGGCGCGAGGATTCAGGATCGTCGAGGATGAGACGGCTCCGACCGAGCTGATCGTGGTCAATACCTGTGCCGTCACGGGCGAGGCGGTGCGCAAGTCGCGCCAGATCCTGAGACGGGTCCGGCGTCATCATCCCCGTGCACGTCTGATCGTCAGCGGCTGCCTGGTCTCGCTCGAGGACCAGGGACTTGCGACGGCAGGGCTGCACCCAGACCTCATCGTCGTCAATCGCGACAAGGATCGCCTGGTCGAGCTCGCACTCATTGCACTGGGGTATGACCCGGATCCACTTAGCCCAGAGGCGAGCGCTGGATCGGATCCGGCAGCACCGCTCGTTGCGCGCGGACGCCAGCGGGCCTTCGTCAAGGTCCAGGACGGGTGTCGCCACCAGTGCACCTTCTGTATCCCCACCTGGGCACGCGGCCCGGAACGCAGCCGTCCGCTGCCGGATATCCTGCGCGAGGTCGCGCGCCTCCAGGACGCCGGCATCCACGAGGTGGTCCTGACCGGCGTACACCTCGGTGGGTACGGCTCGGATCTGGGGACCGATCTTGTCACCCTGATCGAGCGGCTTTTGCACGAGACGGGTATCCCGCGTCTGCGTCTCGGCTCGCTGGAGCCCTGGGATCTCCCCGAGCGCTTCTGGTCGCTGTTCGCCGATCCACGCCTGATGCCCCATCTGCATTTGCCGCTCCAGAGCGGCTCGGACCGCGTGCTCAGACGCATGGCGCGCCGGTACAGGCGCGCCGACTATATCCGCCTGGTCGAGCGGGCGCGGGCGGCGATCCCGGATCTCAACCTCACCACCGATATCATCGTCGGCTTTCCAGGCGAGACCCAGGACGACTGGCATCAGACGCTCGAACTGGCCGAGTCCCTGGGGTTCGGACACATCCATGTCTTCGGCTATTCGCCGCGCCCTGGGACCGTGGCGGCCGGTTTCGACCACCCGGTGGACGCGCGCACGCGCCAGTTGCGCAGCGAGGCGCTCGAGGCCGTGGCACGCCGCTCGCGGTTGCAGGTGCTGCGCGCCCAGATCGGTAAGACGGTGACCCTGCTGCAGGAACGTCCGACCGAGACGGCGGGTGGACGGCCCAGATCTGGCTATACACCCAACTATCTGCCAGTGCATGTACGTTCAGCCCAGCAGATCGCAGAGGGTCAGCTGATCGAGGTGCGGGTCACTGGGCTCGACGAGGCAGCCGCCATGCTGCTCGCCGAACCCACGGACTTGGCGCCGTTGGCACCAAGGGTTCAGGCGTAG
- a CDS encoding YybH family protein: MRFATPQDVEDAYYDALEAGDAEAMSSVWADSDAIFCLLPMMPLAVGEQVGRLWRILFEQGRGFDLEVRHLLWIEEGDLAVHLVEERPQIQADQFQPGVPLPPPLYATHVFRRAADGWRLLVHQSSPTPPPPPRVPSAGRTALA; encoded by the coding sequence ATGCGCTTCGCGACCCCACAAGACGTCGAGGATGCCTACTATGATGCCCTCGAGGCCGGTGATGCCGAGGCCATGTCCTCGGTCTGGGCCGACTCGGACGCGATCTTCTGCCTGCTGCCGATGATGCCCTTGGCTGTCGGTGAGCAGGTGGGGCGTCTGTGGCGCATCCTCTTCGAGCAGGGGCGGGGCTTCGATCTCGAGGTCCGGCATCTGCTTTGGATCGAAGAGGGCGATCTGGCGGTCCATCTGGTCGAGGAACGCCCGCAGATCCAGGCTGATCAGTTCCAGCCCGGTGTGCCACTGCCGCCGCCGCTCTATGCCACCCATGTCTTTCGGCGCGCGGCGGATGGCTGGCGGCTCCTGGTCCATCAAAGCTCGCCGACCCCGCCTCCGCCACCTAGGGTCCCCTCGGCGGGGCGAACGGCCCTGGCCTGA
- a CDS encoding DUF2272 domain-containing protein, protein MRPSKAEARPQRRPTRAVPATGAAHRILALVLSLTLISCATPPESLGPDGRTGTWNGRPIGTPPAPNPSLKRAIIARAEQEWDYFGRQEVVFRGMVESIPLVGDWEDDGPRQSNRVNEYWRAVGQPDLTGMDCQKPWSAAFIGWIMLNAGVPADQFRPSIAHWPYLADLIESADLPGRYFVPRRLQDYSPEPGDLICAYRSPSPPIMTNGYVSADALTGISSHCDLVTGKHGRTLEAIGGNVRNSVSKIRIELDAQGHLQPIPRRPWFLIIQNRL, encoded by the coding sequence ATGCGCCCTTCAAAGGCCGAGGCCCGGCCCCAGCGCCGACCGACCCGCGCCGTCCCCGCCACAGGCGCGGCCCATCGCATCCTGGCCCTGGTCTTGAGCCTGACGCTCATCTCCTGCGCGACGCCGCCCGAATCGCTCGGCCCGGATGGGCGCACGGGGACCTGGAACGGGCGACCCATCGGCACACCGCCGGCACCGAACCCATCGCTCAAGCGCGCCATCATTGCCCGAGCCGAGCAGGAATGGGACTATTTCGGCCGGCAGGAGGTTGTTTTCAGGGGTATGGTGGAGAGTATCCCGCTCGTCGGTGACTGGGAGGACGACGGCCCCCGTCAGAGCAACAGGGTCAATGAGTACTGGCGCGCGGTCGGTCAGCCCGATCTGACCGGCATGGACTGCCAGAAGCCCTGGTCGGCGGCCTTCATCGGCTGGATCATGCTCAACGCCGGCGTCCCAGCGGACCAGTTTCGGCCCTCGATTGCCCATTGGCCCTATCTGGCCGATCTGATCGAGTCCGCGGACCTGCCCGGACGCTATTTCGTGCCGCGCCGTCTCCAGGACTACAGCCCCGAACCGGGGGATCTGATCTGTGCCTATCGCTCGCCATCGCCCCCGATCATGACCAATGGCTATGTCAGTGCCGACGCACTCACCGGAATTAGTTCACACTGCGACCTGGTGACGGGCAAACATGGACGGACCCTGGAGGCCATCGGCGGGAATGTGCGCAACTCGGTCTCCAAGATCCGGATCGAACTTGACGCCCAGGGGCACCTGCAACCCATTCCGCGTCGGCCTTGGTTTCTGATCATACAAAATCGTCTCTGA
- a CDS encoding dicarboxylate/amino acid:cation symporter: MRRLYSIPSGLMLGIVLALLLPQGAPTVAWIGQIFLSLLKLLILPLILVSIYAALARGRDLWHIGARALLYYLITSCIAATLGTLIGLAFSRNVPVGLLELAPVSPDGAVFSLERLITNLIPSNLFASLAEGNILHIVVVAVLVALASHHLQADQRDTLLAGARALDALLIQLLAGILTLAPVGIAALVYTSLAAMDWAEILRLHAFVWAVVLATGLHALVVLPLLYYRLTGRSPWHLVLACREPLLTALSTASSSATYPVSKRALERFGVPECITSLTLPMGATLNMDGSALYQSILLIFMSQLAGSDLSLWQALYIVLLTMTSSAGTAGIPGGGLAMMAFMLDLLGLPQTYLALYLVVDRFFDYPITAVNVWGDLVVAASLSKDAPGQASGSS, from the coding sequence ATGCGCCGGCTCTATTCCATCCCCAGCGGTCTGATGCTCGGTATCGTGCTGGCGCTCTTGCTGCCCCAGGGTGCGCCCACGGTCGCTTGGATCGGTCAGATCTTTCTCTCGCTGCTCAAGCTCCTGATCCTGCCGCTGATCCTGGTTTCCATCTATGCCGCGCTCGCGCGCGGGCGCGATCTGTGGCACATCGGCGCACGGGCCCTGCTCTATTACCTGATCACCTCCTGCATCGCCGCCACACTCGGCACGCTGATCGGGCTGGCGTTCTCGCGGAACGTCCCGGTCGGTCTGCTCGAACTGGCACCTGTGTCACCAGATGGCGCGGTCTTCAGCCTGGAGCGCCTGATCACCAATCTGATCCCGAGCAACCTCTTCGCCTCGCTGGCCGAGGGTAACATCCTGCACATCGTCGTCGTGGCTGTGCTGGTGGCGCTCGCCTCGCACCACTTGCAGGCCGACCAACGCGACACCCTGCTCGCCGGCGCACGCGCGCTCGACGCACTCCTGATACAGCTGCTTGCCGGCATCCTGACCCTGGCCCCGGTCGGCATCGCCGCCTTGGTCTATACCAGTCTCGCCGCCATGGACTGGGCCGAGATCCTGCGCCTGCACGCCTTCGTTTGGGCCGTGGTCCTGGCCACGGGACTCCATGCGCTGGTCGTCTTGCCTCTGCTCTATTATCGACTTACCGGACGTTCCCCCTGGCATCTAGTGCTTGCCTGCCGCGAGCCGCTGCTGACGGCGCTCTCGACCGCCTCCAGCTCGGCGACCTATCCGGTCTCAAAACGGGCGCTGGAGCGCTTCGGTGTCCCCGAGTGCATCACCAGCCTGACCCTACCGATGGGGGCTACGCTCAACATGGACGGCTCGGCGCTCTATCAGTCGATCTTGCTGATCTTCATGTCGCAGTTGGCGGGGTCGGACCTGAGCCTATGGCAGGCCCTCTATATCGTCCTACTGACCATGACCTCCTCCGCCGGCACCGCCGGGATCCCAGGCGGCGGCCTCGCCATGATGGCCTTCATGCTCGATCTGCTGGGACTGCCCCAGACGTATCTCGCGCTCTATCTGGTCGTCGACCGTTTCTTCGACTATCCGATCACCGCCGTCAACGTCTGGGGCGATCTGGTGGTCGCGGCCAGCCTATCCAAGGACGCTCCCGGCCAAGCGTCTGGTTCATCGTGA
- a CDS encoding Mur ligase family protein, whose translation MLTDALAHLLANTSFAWSRPLPEALRPTNIQWRADACDHGSILFFQRFADGLTDAEIYQRYFAGRRFAALVTNRPLDCFDQLPGVGLYVTPPNDWAEVVRRFCDVVYPLPPGAFRFIGITGTNGKTTTLKYLESILADHGRRVLSIGTLGVFLDGVRQLETGFTSPPLIELRRLLYDYRGRAEVVAMEVSSHALDQGRVAGIAFQDGGWTNFTQDHLDYHRDEESYFRAKARLIEQIQPGGRLYCTSQTVADRLAARGQTAVPVEVLKPARLPPEAIAAKPFLALSHNRANYALAHALAKSELGGGTGDEWRHLQPVPGRFDCYVHGNRTIVIDFAHTPDALDTLLGAIRAGFPGAHIATLFGCGGDRDRSKRPLMGAAVARHSDVIIVTSDNPRHESPERIIEDILIGIPEGLDPSVVVDRAQAIARLFDRLAARPASEPWVAVIAGKGHERYIDRDGHKTPYSDQEQVEANLRRLGWTSAS comes from the coding sequence ATGCTCACCGACGCACTCGCCCATCTGCTCGCCAACACCAGCTTCGCCTGGAGCCGACCCCTGCCTGAGGCGCTACGCCCGACCAACATCCAGTGGCGCGCCGATGCCTGCGACCATGGCTCTATCCTCTTCTTCCAGCGCTTCGCCGACGGTCTGACCGACGCTGAGATCTATCAGCGCTATTTCGCCGGGCGCCGTTTTGCCGCCCTTGTCACCAATCGTCCGCTCGATTGCTTCGACCAGCTGCCCGGGGTCGGGCTCTATGTCACGCCTCCCAACGACTGGGCCGAGGTCGTGCGCCGTTTCTGCGATGTCGTCTATCCGCTCCCCCCTGGCGCGTTCCGCTTCATCGGGATCACGGGGACCAACGGCAAGACAACAACCCTGAAGTATCTAGAGTCCATCCTCGCCGACCATGGACGGCGCGTGCTCTCGATCGGTACGCTCGGCGTCTTTCTCGACGGCGTGCGCCAGCTCGAGACCGGTTTCACCTCACCGCCGCTGATCGAGCTACGCCGACTCCTCTATGACTATCGAGGACGCGCCGAGGTGGTCGCGATGGAGGTCAGCAGTCATGCGCTCGACCAGGGGCGGGTCGCGGGGATCGCGTTCCAGGATGGCGGCTGGACCAATTTCACCCAGGACCATCTCGATTATCACCGCGACGAGGAGAGCTATTTCAGGGCCAAGGCACGCCTGATCGAGCAGATCCAACCCGGCGGACGGCTTTACTGCACCAGTCAGACCGTGGCCGACCGGCTCGCCGCGCGTGGTCAGACAGCGGTTCCGGTCGAGGTGCTTAAACCGGCCCGTCTCCCGCCCGAGGCGATCGCGGCCAAGCCATTCTTGGCCCTTTCCCACAATCGCGCCAACTATGCCTTGGCGCACGCCCTCGCCAAGTCTGAACTCGGTGGCGGTACGGGCGATGAGTGGCGCCATCTCCAGCCGGTCCCTGGACGCTTTGACTGCTATGTCCATGGCAATCGCACCATCGTCATCGACTTCGCCCATACCCCGGATGCACTCGATACCCTCCTCGGTGCCATCCGCGCCGGCTTCCCTGGTGCACACATCGCTACGCTCTTCGGCTGTGGTGGCGATCGCGACCGCTCCAAACGTCCGCTGATGGGCGCTGCGGTCGCCCGCCACTCGGATGTGATCATCGTCACCTCCGACAACCCGCGTCACGAGTCGCCCGAGCGCATCATCGAGGACATCCTGATCGGCATTCCCGAGGGACTGGACCCCAGCGTCGTCGTCGACCGCGCCCAGGCCATCGCCCGTCTGTTCGACCGGCTCGCCGCCCGCCCGGCGTCTGAGCCCTGGGTCGCAGTCATCGCCGGCAAGGGCCATGAGCGCTATATCGATCGCGATGGACACAAGACGCCCTACAGCGATCAAGAACAGGTCGAGGCCAATCTACGCCGGCTCGGTTGGACATCGGCCTCCTGA
- the gltB gene encoding glutamate synthase large subunit: MRLRALPPAQGLYDPNLERDACGVGFVCHIKNHKSHAIVQQGLEILKRLHHRGAVGADPKAGDGAGILVQIPDAFFRAVLDFELPATGDYGVGMVFLPRDAQARARMIETVERHLTAGGQRVLGWRDVPVDNSDLGASVLPTEPVIRQVFIARGANCPDQDSFERKLFVIRKRMDNEIRALGFDKTAYYMVSMSSRTLNYKGMLLAHQVGRYYLDLNDERFVSALALVHQRFSTNTFPTWDLAQPFRMICHNGEINTLRGNLNWMAARRHTMRSEILGEDLDLIWPLIPEGQSDSACFDNALELLVMGGYSLAHAMMILIPEAWAGNKQMDAQRRAFYEYHAALMEPWDGPAAVAFTDGRQIGATLDRNGLRPARYLVTKDDLVVMASEMGVLDIPEERIIKKWRLQPGKMFLIDLEQGRIIDDAELKAKLAAARPYREWLAKTQIHLDELPTDVAPMAPDADTLLDLQQAFGYTQEDIKFLLTPMVLTGQEAVGSMGADNPPSVLSNRPKHLSTYFKQNFAQVTNPPIDPIREELVMSLVSLIGPRPNLLGINEAGKHWRLEVSQPILTNQDLERVRHIEDNSGGAFRTKSLHIVYPASEGAAGMEAALERLCLEAEAAVLAGYNILILSDRNTNRDHIAIPALLATSAVHHHLIRRGLRTSSGLVVETGAALEVHHFATLAGYGAEAINPYLAFDTIQSLLPSLPEKLSFEEAQYRYLKAIGKGLLKVMSKMGISTFQSYCGAQIFDAVGLSNAFLERYFTGTHSRIEGVGLPEVAAEAVRWHRQAYGNEQIYRHHLDVGGDYAYRVRGEDHVWTPETIAKLQHATRAKDAKTFAEFSRLIDEQNERLLTLRGLMEFKFAETPIPLEEVEPASAIVKRFATGAMSFGSISYEAHSTLARAMNAIGAKSNTGEGGEEPERFRPLPDGSPNPERSAIKQVASGRFGVTTEYLVNADDIQIKIAQGAKPGEGGQLPGHKVNAQIARVRHSTPGVGLISPPPHHDIYSIEDLAQLIHDLKNVNPRARISVKLVSEVGVGTVAAGVSKAHADHVTIAGYDGGTGASPLTSIKHAGSPWEIGLAETQQTLVLNRLRGRICVQVDGGLRTGRDVVIAALLGADEFGFATAPLIVEGCIMMRKCHLNTCPVGVATQDPELRKKFTGKPEYLINYFFFVAEEVRQLMAKLGFRTMDEMIGQSDRLEMRRAINHWKAHGLDYSRLLHKPEVGPEVAIHHCEAQDHGLDQALDHELIRQARPALERGEPVRIETPIRNFNRTFGTLLSGRVAERYGHAGLPDDTIHIKAKGTAGQSLGAWLAQGVTLELEGEANDYVGKGLSGGRIIIYPPDDSGIGRAEDNIIVGNTVLYGAISGECFFRGVAGERFCVRNSGATAVVEGVGDHGCEYMTGGIAVILGPTGRNFAAGMSGGIAYVLDEAGDFADRCNLAMVELEPIAEEDAALESNGHQGGDLETHGRVDLTRDMTRHDARRLKRLIERHREYTDSAVARRILDDWPAYLSKFVKVMPVDYRRALQEMQANQSRPPRTNKPLKGIVEHG, from the coding sequence ATGCGCCTTCGTGCCCTACCACCCGCACAGGGTCTCTATGACCCAAATCTCGAGCGTGACGCCTGCGGCGTCGGCTTCGTCTGTCACATCAAGAATCACAAAAGCCACGCGATTGTCCAGCAGGGTTTAGAGATCCTGAAACGTCTCCACCATCGCGGCGCGGTGGGTGCCGATCCCAAGGCCGGTGACGGGGCGGGGATTTTGGTGCAGATCCCGGACGCCTTTTTCCGTGCCGTGCTCGACTTCGAGCTGCCTGCGACCGGCGACTATGGCGTCGGCATGGTGTTCCTGCCGCGCGACGCCCAGGCGCGCGCGCGCATGATCGAGACCGTCGAGCGCCACCTGACCGCGGGTGGTCAGCGGGTGCTCGGCTGGCGCGATGTCCCGGTGGACAACAGCGACCTTGGGGCGAGCGTGCTGCCCACCGAGCCTGTGATCCGCCAGGTCTTCATCGCCCGCGGTGCGAACTGCCCAGATCAAGACAGCTTCGAGCGCAAGCTGTTTGTGATCCGCAAGCGCATGGACAACGAGATCCGCGCCTTAGGTTTCGACAAGACGGCCTATTACATGGTCTCGATGTCCTCGCGCACGCTCAATTACAAAGGCATGCTGCTCGCCCATCAGGTCGGGCGCTATTACCTGGATCTGAACGATGAGCGCTTCGTCTCGGCGCTGGCGCTCGTCCATCAGCGCTTCTCGACCAATACCTTCCCGACCTGGGACCTGGCCCAGCCGTTCCGCATGATCTGCCACAACGGCGAGATCAATACCCTGCGCGGCAATCTCAATTGGATGGCGGCGCGTCGCCATACCATGCGTTCGGAGATCCTCGGCGAAGACCTGGATCTGATCTGGCCGCTGATCCCTGAGGGCCAGTCGGACTCGGCCTGTTTCGACAATGCGCTGGAACTCTTGGTGATGGGCGGCTATTCGCTGGCCCATGCCATGATGATCCTGATCCCCGAGGCCTGGGCCGGCAACAAGCAGATGGATGCCCAGCGCCGGGCCTTCTATGAGTATCACGCGGCCCTGATGGAGCCCTGGGACGGACCAGCGGCGGTGGCCTTCACCGATGGACGTCAGATCGGCGCCACCCTCGACCGCAATGGGCTACGTCCGGCACGCTATCTGGTCACCAAGGACGACCTGGTGGTCATGGCCTCCGAGATGGGCGTCCTCGACATCCCTGAGGAGCGCATCATCAAAAAGTGGCGCCTGCAGCCGGGGAAGATGTTCCTGATCGATCTCGAACAGGGGCGCATCATCGATGACGCCGAGCTCAAGGCCAAGCTGGCGGCGGCCAGGCCCTATCGCGAGTGGCTGGCCAAGACCCAGATCCATCTCGACGAGCTGCCGACCGATGTGGCCCCCATGGCGCCAGATGCCGACACCCTGCTCGATCTGCAGCAGGCCTTTGGCTATACCCAGGAAGACATCAAGTTCCTGCTCACGCCCATGGTGCTCACCGGTCAGGAGGCGGTCGGCTCGATGGGGGCTGACAACCCGCCCTCGGTGCTCTCCAACCGCCCCAAACACCTCTCGACCTATTTCAAGCAGAACTTCGCCCAGGTCACCAACCCGCCGATCGATCCGATCCGCGAAGAGTTGGTGATGTCGCTGGTATCGCTGATCGGGCCGCGTCCGAATCTGCTCGGGATCAACGAGGCCGGCAAGCACTGGCGACTGGAGGTCAGCCAGCCGATCCTGACCAATCAAGACCTGGAGCGGGTGCGCCATATCGAGGACAACTCAGGCGGGGCGTTTCGGACCAAGAGCCTGCATATCGTCTATCCGGCCAGCGAGGGTGCAGCAGGCATGGAGGCGGCGCTAGAACGGCTATGTCTGGAGGCCGAGGCAGCAGTGCTGGCCGGGTATAACATCCTGATCCTGTCGGACCGCAACACCAACCGCGACCACATCGCCATCCCCGCCCTGCTGGCGACCTCGGCCGTACATCATCACCTGATCCGGCGCGGGCTGCGCACCAGTTCCGGTCTGGTGGTCGAGACGGGCGCGGCGCTCGAGGTGCATCACTTCGCGACCCTGGCCGGCTATGGTGCCGAGGCGATCAACCCCTATCTGGCCTTCGATACCATCCAGTCCCTGCTGCCGTCGCTGCCCGAGAAGCTGAGCTTCGAGGAGGCGCAGTACCGCTATCTCAAGGCGATCGGCAAGGGCTTGCTCAAAGTCATGTCCAAGATGGGCATCTCGACCTTCCAGTCCTATTGCGGGGCGCAGATCTTCGATGCCGTGGGCCTGAGCAATGCGTTCCTAGAACGCTATTTCACCGGTACCCACAGCCGGATCGAGGGTGTAGGCCTGCCCGAGGTGGCAGCCGAGGCGGTGCGCTGGCATCGGCAAGCCTATGGCAACGAGCAGATCTACCGCCATCACCTGGATGTGGGCGGCGACTATGCCTATCGGGTACGCGGCGAGGATCATGTCTGGACCCCCGAGACCATCGCCAAGCTGCAACATGCCACGCGCGCCAAGGATGCCAAGACCTTCGCTGAGTTCTCGCGTCTGATCGATGAGCAGAACGAACGGCTGCTGACCCTGCGCGGACTGATGGAGTTTAAGTTCGCCGAGACGCCGATCCCGTTGGAGGAGGTCGAGCCGGCGAGCGCAATCGTCAAGCGCTTCGCCACCGGCGCCATGTCGTTTGGATCGATCAGTTACGAGGCCCATTCGACCCTGGCGCGGGCGATGAATGCCATCGGCGCCAAGTCCAACACCGGCGAGGGGGGCGAGGAACCGGAGCGCTTCCGTCCCCTGCCCGATGGCTCACCCAATCCGGAACGCTCGGCGATCAAACAGGTGGCCTCGGGGCGGTTCGGGGTGACCACCGAGTATCTGGTCAATGCCGACGACATCCAGATCAAGATCGCCCAGGGCGCCAAACCTGGCGAGGGCGGTCAGTTGCCCGGGCACAAGGTCAATGCCCAGATCGCCCGGGTGCGTCACTCGACGCCCGGCGTGGGGCTGATCTCGCCGCCGCCGCATCACGACATCTATTCGATCGAGGACTTGGCCCAGCTCATCCATGACCTAAAGAACGTCAACCCCAGGGCGCGTATCTCGGTCAAGCTGGTGTCTGAGGTTGGGGTCGGCACGGTCGCGGCGGGTGTGTCCAAGGCCCATGCCGATCATGTGACCATCGCGGGCTATGACGGCGGTACCGGGGCCAGTCCGCTCACATCCATCAAACACGCCGGCTCGCCCTGGGAGATTGGTCTGGCCGAGACCCAGCAGACCCTGGTGCTCAACAGGTTACGCGGGCGGATCTGCGTCCAGGTGGACGGTGGTCTGCGCACCGGACGTGATGTGGTGATCGCCGCACTCCTGGGCGCGGACGAATTCGGCTTTGCCACCGCGCCCCTGATCGTCGAGGGCTGCATCATGATGCGCAAGTGCCATCTCAACACCTGTCCGGTCGGGGTGGCGACCCAGGATCCGGAGCTCCGCAAGAAGTTCACCGGCAAGCCTGAATATCTCATCAACTATTTCTTCTTCGTCGCCGAGGAGGTGCGCCAGCTGATGGCAAAGCTCGGCTTCCGCACCATGGACGAGATGATCGGGCAATCGGATCGGCTGGAGATGCGCCGCGCCATCAACCACTGGAAGGCGCATGGCCTTGATTATTCGCGCCTGCTGCACAAGCCGGAGGTCGGACCCGAGGTCGCCATCCATCACTGCGAGGCCCAGGATCATGGGTTAGACCAGGCGCTCGATCATGAATTGATCCGTCAGGCCAGGCCCGCCCTCGAGCGCGGCGAGCCGGTACGCATCGAGACACCGATCCGCAACTTCAACCGCACCTTCGGCACCCTGCTCTCGGGTCGGGTGGCGGAGCGCTACGGTCATGCCGGACTGCCAGACGACACCATCCATATCAAGGCCAAGGGCACGGCCGGTCAGTCGCTTGGGGCCTGGTTGGCACAGGGGGTGACCCTGGAGCTCGAGGGCGAGGCCAACGACTATGTCGGCAAGGGTCTCTCGGGGGGACGGATCATCATCTATCCGCCAGATGACTCCGGGATCGGGCGCGCTGAAGATAACATCATCGTCGGCAACACCGTGCTCTATGGGGCCATCTCGGGCGAGTGCTTCTTCCGCGGCGTGGCAGGCGAGCGCTTCTGTGTGCGCAACTCGGGCGCGACGGCCGTGGTCGAGGGTGTGGGTGATCATGGCTGTGAATACATGACCGGCGGCATCGCCGTGATCCTAGGACCGACCGGGCGCAACTTTGCCGCCGGCATGTCGGGCGGCATCGCCTATGTGCTGGACGAGGCAGGCGACTTTGCCGACCGTTGCAATCTGGCGATGGTCGAGCTAGAGCCAATCGCCGAGGAAGACGCGGCCCTCGAGTCAAACGGCCATCAGGGCGGCGATCTGGAGACGCATGGGCGGGTCGATCTCACGCGCGACATGACACGCCATGACGCACGGCGGCTGAAGCGCCTGATCGAGCGCCATCGGGAATATACGGATTCGGCGGTAGCGCGGCGGATCCTGGACGACTGGCCGGCCTATCTCTCCAAGTTCGTCAAGGTGATGCCGGTCGACTACAGGCGTGCGCTCCAAGAGATGCAGGCCAATCAGAGCCGTCCGCCGCGCACCAACAAGCCTTTGAAGGGGATCGTCGAGCATGGGTAA
- a CDS encoding Hsp20/alpha crystallin family protein — MRRITITAAALSVFLPHLVSAQTWMAPGPYAGRPGVYGPPVPLAPWSMPEKGDRDQPAFPYAAPGMPAPPPGFESAPWPSTPDFGRLEQRERPSWPRLTLSRRATDDAYLIEIQLQDLKPDQVEIRPVGRGLVITHDALVRSTQSEPLPGGEGYQSRYSLSRDTSTRRLSLPPDADLAGMTREVKDGGILIRVPRVADVWRGGRW, encoded by the coding sequence ATGCGTCGCATCACCATTACCGCCGCGGCCCTCTCTGTCTTCCTGCCGCACCTGGTCTCGGCTCAGACCTGGATGGCCCCGGGTCCCTATGCCGGTCGTCCCGGAGTCTATGGGCCCCCAGTCCCGCTCGCCCCCTGGTCGATGCCCGAAAAGGGCGATCGCGATCAGCCGGCGTTTCCTTATGCAGCCCCCGGGATGCCAGCGCCGCCTCCCGGATTCGAATCAGCGCCCTGGCCGTCCACACCCGACTTCGGACGCCTGGAACAGCGCGAACGCCCAAGCTGGCCGCGCCTGACCCTCTCGCGCCGCGCCACGGATGACGCCTATCTGATCGAGATCCAGCTCCAGGATCTCAAGCCCGATCAGGTCGAGATCCGTCCCGTCGGGCGCGGACTGGTCATCACCCATGACGCCTTGGTACGCTCCACCCAGAGCGAGCCCCTGCCCGGTGGCGAGGGCTATCAGAGCCGTTACAGCCTCTCGCGCGACACCAGCACGCGACGCCTGAGTCTGCCGCCGGATGCCGATCTGGCCGGCATGACGCGCGAGGTCAAGGATGGAGGCATCCTGATCCGCGTGCCCAGGGTCGCCGATGTCTGGCGCGGCGGGCGTTGGTGA